DNA sequence from the Halocalculus aciditolerans genome:
TCTCCGTCACGGACGCGACCGGGCAGAACGTGACGCTCGACGAGCCGCCCGAGCGCGTCGTCACGCTCAGCCCGAGCGCCGCTCAGACGATGTGGGAGATCGGCGCGGAAGGCAAAGTCGTCGGCGTCACTCAGTACGCGAGCTACCTCGACGGCGCGAGCAGTCGGGTGAACGTCTCCGGCGCGGGGGACTCCTACATCGACCAGGAGCGCGTCATCTCGCTCGAACCCGACCTCGTCCTCGCTCCCGACACCATCTCGAACGAGACGGTCGACACGCTCCGCGCGGCGAACCTCACCGTCTACCACTACCCGCCCGCGGACTCCGTCTCGACCATCGAGGAGCAGACGCTCGTCACCGGGCAGCTCGTCGGCGAATGCGACGGCGCGAACGAGACGGTCGCCGAGATGGAGTCGGAACTGGACACCGTCCGTACCGCCGTCGACGGCCAGGAACGCCCCGGCGTCCTCTACACGTTCTTCGGCTACACCGCCGGCGACGACACCTTCATCAACAAGATTATCGAGACGGCCGGCGGGACGAACGTCGCCGCCGAAGCCGGCATCAGCGGCTACGCGCAGATCAACCAGGAGACCGTCGTCGAGCAGAACCCGCAGTGGATCATGCGGAACAGCCAGGACCCGACCGTCCCGAAGAACGCCGCCTACAACAGCACCGACGCCGTGAAGAACGGGAACGTCATCGTCCTCGACTACAACTACCTGAACCAGCCCGCGCCGCGCGTCGTCCAGCCGATTACGAAACTCGCGAAGGCGATGCACCCCGACGCGTGGGAAGCCGCGAACGCGACAACGACCACGCAGGCGAGTGAATCGACGACCACGCAGGCGAACGCGACCACGACGCCCGCCACCGAAACGACCTCGGCGACGTCGCCCGGCTTCGGCGTCGCCGGCGCGCTCGTCGGTCTCCTCGCCGCGCTCGCCGTCGCGACCCGCCGCTTCCACTGACAACGAATGCTCGCCTCGTTCGACCTCTTCGGCACGCTCGTCGACGCCGCCCGCCCCGCCAACCCGGCCGCCGCCGTCGCCGACGAACTCGCCGCGCGCGGCGTCCGCGTGCCCGACGCGTGGAACGAGGCCTACCGCGAACCCCACGTCCCGCTCGAACCGGGACGGGAAATCTCACTCTTCGACCACGTCCTCGCCGCGCTCGACAGTCGCGGCGTCGCCGCGTCGCGCGACCGCGTCGCTGCGGCCGTCACCGCCGCGTTCGACGGCGACATCGACACTCGGGCGGGCGCGCTCGACGCCGTCGAAGCCGCCGCCGCCCGCGGCCCGGTCGGCGTGCTCTCGAACTGTAGCGTCCCCGGCCTCGCGACGCGCGCCCTCGACGCGTCCGCGCTCGACAGCGACCGCTTCGACGCCGTCGTCGTCAGCGTCGACTGCGGATGGCGGAAACCCGACCCGCGGGCGTTCGCGGCCGTCGCGGACGCCCTCGGCGGCTCCGTCGCCGACCTCGTGCACGTCGGCGACGACCCCGCCACCGACGGCGGCGTCACCGCCGCCGGCGGCACTTTCCTCTCCCTCGACGACACCCCGCTCCGACGCGTCCCCGAGCGAGTGGAGGCGCTGTCGTGTTGAGCTCGCTCGCCGCCGTCGCGCTCGCTTTCCTGCTCGACGCGGCGTTCTCCGAGCCGCCGGCGCGCGCCCACCCGGTCGCGTACTACGGGCGAGTCGTCACCGCGCTCGACCGCCAGTGGCGCGCCCCCCGGCTCGTCGGCGGGA
Encoded proteins:
- a CDS encoding PGF-CTERM-anchored ABC transporter substrate-binding protein, with translation MHQRLSVVVVVSLLLLAGAAPAAAATGTTHDQTTVTCGYPVSVTDATGQNVTLDEPPERVVTLSPSAAQTMWEIGAEGKVVGVTQYASYLDGASSRVNVSGAGDSYIDQERVISLEPDLVLAPDTISNETVDTLRAANLTVYHYPPADSVSTIEEQTLVTGQLVGECDGANETVAEMESELDTVRTAVDGQERPGVLYTFFGYTAGDDTFINKIIETAGGTNVAAEAGISGYAQINQETVVEQNPQWIMRNSQDPTVPKNAAYNSTDAVKNGNVIVLDYNYLNQPAPRVVQPITKLAKAMHPDAWEAANATTTTQASESTTTQANATTTPATETTSATSPGFGVAGALVGLLAALAVATRRFH
- a CDS encoding HAD family hydrolase — protein: MLASFDLFGTLVDAARPANPAAAVADELAARGVRVPDAWNEAYREPHVPLEPGREISLFDHVLAALDSRGVAASRDRVAAAVTAAFDGDIDTRAGALDAVEAAAARGPVGVLSNCSVPGLATRALDASALDSDRFDAVVVSVDCGWRKPDPRAFAAVADALGGSVADLVHVGDDPATDGGVTAAGGTFLSLDDTPLRRVPERVEALSC